AAACAAGAGGTATGAAAAACTAACATCACTCCCAGCCTCCAGCTTCATACTTCCGGCCCAATTACTCTAATTTCTTGTTCTCAACTTTCGTTGTCTTATCAATTTTGAACGCTCTGATAGGATCGTTATAATAGATAAATTTTGCAGTGTTCTGGATATGTCCTTTTAACGAATCTTTTACATTTACTTCTGCGTAATTTCCGTTTTTAGAATCAATATTCAGGTTGGTAATTTTCCAGTAAGGAGCAATTAAACTTGCTGTATCTGAAATCTTTATAACAGCATCTTTGGACAATCCCAGGAAATTGGCTCGGCTTCTGTTATGCATTTCTACTTCTGCTCTTCTGGTATTCACAGATCCCATGAAGCTTGCATTATTTTTCATATTAAGTCTGAAATTGTCTGTTTTGATTTCACTTGAAATATTCACTTCAACAGAATCAGAAACAGCTACTTTTTCCAGGTTATATTTTGAATAAATCGTCACATTATAAAAATCAACTCCTTTCGTCCCTCTTTTTTCTTTGATGAAAAGTGTCTTATCTTTTACATCTACATCAAGATTATTAGCTACATTAGGATAAGTCTCTATTTCTACAAAATTCTTCGGACCTCTGGCATAAAATACACGGAATTTCCCTTCCAGATCAAGGTTGACGAACTCCGAAACATCCACATCTTTCTTTTCAATATTTCCTTTCGGAGAAACTTTTCCACAGGAAACTACTGCCATCAGCATTAATGTGTATACAACTTTTTTCATATTTAAGTTTAAATATTCTATATTATAATCGCAACGATATTTATTGAAAATCTCTGAAAGCTTTTTCATGTCTCTCCCAGGGACTTTCAATATTACTTTGAACAAAAATAGGATTAAAATTTCTAAAAATCTTTGTCTTTTGACAATAAAATACCTGATAATTTTCAAATTTTTGGCTTTCGAGAAAAAGTCTGTTTCTAATTCTCTCTTTCTTTTACTTTTTTATAAAACCATGTTTTAGGGCTGCCAGCCATTGAAAATAAAAGAAGATAATTCTTACTTACACTGGAAATTTTCATTGGGGTTATATTTTCATCATCATTATACTTCATTTTCAACAGATTATTTTCTATCTTATAAATTCCATTGTTCCCTATTGAAGTGAAAGTTTTATCCTGATAGAAGGTCAGAATTCCTGTTCCGTATCTGGAATTATTTGTTTTGGTTTTCAGTGTATCTGTATTACGAATTTCACCATCATAAATATCAATAAACTCCCATGAACCGGAAAGTTTATTGGATGAGCAGGAAATTACAAGGAATAAAAGAAAATAAAAAAGGATTGATTTGAGTTGAAACATTTAAGTTAAAAGTTTTTATAAAATTACAAAAAAGCACTCTGTCAACAGAGTGCTTTTATTTATTAAGATGAAGTTACTATTAATTGTGGCCTACTATCATTGAGCTTAAGAACCACTAATTACAATAATTTTATACACTAATATCACAAATATCAATAGCGTCATTTGTGAAGCATTCGCGTCATTAGTGTTTAAACTAAAACCACTAAGTACACTAATTTTATTCACCAATATCACAAACATGCATAGTGTCATTTG
The window above is part of the Chryseobacterium sp. MA9 genome. Proteins encoded here:
- a CDS encoding GIN domain-containing protein — protein: MKKVVYTLMLMAVVSCGKVSPKGNIEKKDVDVSEFVNLDLEGKFRVFYARGPKNFVEIETYPNVANNLDVDVKDKTLFIKEKRGTKGVDFYNVTIYSKYNLEKVAVSDSVEVNISSEIKTDNFRLNMKNNASFMGSVNTRRAEVEMHNRSRANFLGLSKDAVIKISDTASLIAPYWKITNLNIDSKNGNYAEVNVKDSLKGHIQNTAKFIYYNDPIRAFKIDKTTKVENKKLE